One window from the genome of Pseudalkalibacillus hwajinpoensis encodes:
- a CDS encoding ABC transporter ATP-binding protein — protein MSSNNKPSKKQARKRPDDLKGTVARIWRYLSMKKGLLFLVIVMVLFSSGFSLLGPYLTSIAIDEYLVPADLNGLLLILGLLVGVYVLQSAATFLQNYWMIGIAQETVYRMRKDLFHHLHRLPIPFFDKKTHGELMSRLTNDIENVSRTLNSSVIQIFSSVLTLVGTVGLMLWLSPLLTLITFTIIPLMFLGMKWITNRTGHYFKEQQRNLGEMNSVIEETLSGQQIIKSFSQEQRVLKQLDQKNEALRTSGFWAMTYSGFIPKLMNVLNNLSFLLIAAAGGWLSLKGMVSIGVIVAFIQYSRLFTRPLNDLANQFNTILSAVAGAERVFTILDEKEERPDEENAVALKQAKGKVAFRNVSFGYDKEGSTLTNISFEAKPGESIAIIGPTGAGKTTIVNLLMRFYELNGGTIEVDNHDVTKVTRQSLRQNMGFVLQDTFLFNGTVRENIRYGRLDASDDEVEKAAQVANAHTFISRLSEGYDTVLNQDGGGISHGQRQLLSIARAVLADPAILILDEATSSIDTRTEIQIQKALWALMEGRTSFIIAHRLNTIQRADQIIALDHGEIIEKGTHEELLEQKGYLWGQVST, from the coding sequence ATGAGCTCAAACAACAAACCCTCTAAGAAACAAGCGAGAAAGCGACCGGATGATTTGAAGGGAACTGTTGCGCGCATCTGGCGCTATTTATCGATGAAAAAAGGATTGCTTTTCCTCGTCATTGTGATGGTTCTTTTTAGTTCAGGATTTAGTCTTCTTGGGCCTTATCTAACGAGCATTGCAATTGATGAATATCTTGTACCAGCCGATTTAAATGGATTACTGCTTATTCTCGGACTATTAGTCGGTGTGTACGTATTACAATCTGCCGCTACTTTTCTCCAAAACTACTGGATGATTGGGATTGCACAAGAAACGGTCTATCGAATGCGGAAAGATCTATTTCATCACCTGCATCGTTTGCCGATTCCATTCTTCGATAAGAAGACGCACGGAGAGTTAATGAGCCGATTAACAAATGACATAGAAAATGTCAGTCGAACGTTAAATAGTTCAGTGATCCAGATCTTTTCAAGTGTGCTCACTCTTGTTGGTACGGTAGGGCTGATGTTGTGGTTAAGTCCGCTTTTAACGCTGATTACGTTCACCATCATTCCTCTTATGTTTCTCGGAATGAAGTGGATCACGAACCGGACTGGTCATTATTTTAAAGAACAGCAGCGTAATCTTGGTGAGATGAACAGTGTTATTGAAGAGACACTCTCTGGGCAGCAAATTATCAAATCATTTTCTCAAGAACAGCGCGTGCTAAAGCAGTTAGACCAAAAAAATGAAGCGCTACGCACATCGGGGTTCTGGGCGATGACCTATTCTGGTTTTATACCTAAATTGATGAACGTGTTAAATAATTTAAGCTTTTTACTCATAGCAGCGGCAGGAGGTTGGCTGTCACTTAAAGGAATGGTTTCGATTGGTGTGATTGTAGCCTTTATCCAATACTCTCGACTTTTCACGAGACCTCTAAACGATCTTGCGAATCAGTTTAATACGATATTATCTGCTGTTGCAGGTGCTGAGCGTGTTTTTACTATTTTGGATGAGAAAGAAGAGCGTCCGGATGAGGAAAATGCAGTAGCACTGAAACAGGCGAAGGGAAAAGTGGCGTTTCGAAATGTTTCATTTGGCTATGATAAAGAAGGTTCGACGCTTACGAATATTTCTTTTGAAGCGAAGCCAGGTGAATCGATTGCGATTATTGGGCCAACTGGTGCAGGAAAAACTACCATCGTAAACTTGTTGATGCGCTTCTATGAACTGAATGGTGGCACGATTGAAGTGGATAATCATGATGTTACGAAAGTGACAAGACAAAGCTTGCGACAAAACATGGGATTCGTTCTTCAGGACACGTTTCTTTTCAATGGAACGGTTCGCGAAAACATCCGCTACGGGAGACTGGATGCAAGCGATGATGAAGTAGAAAAAGCAGCGCAGGTCGCTAATGCTCATACGTTTATTTCCAGGTTATCAGAAGGATATGATACTGTATTGAACCAGGATGGAGGGGGAATTAGTCATGGTCAAAGACAGCTTCTCTCCATCGCGAGAGCGGTGCTTGCCGATCCAGCGATTTTAATTCTCGATGAAGCCACGAGTAGCATTGACACACGAACTGAAATTCAAATCCAAAAAGCGCTCTGGGCGTTAATGGAAGGTAGAACGAGCTTTATTATCGCGCATCGCCTAAATACCATTCAACGAGCAGATCAAATTATCGCCCTCGATCATGGTGAAATCATTGAAAAGGGCACACATGAAGAATTGTTAGAGCAGAAAGGTTATTTGTGGGGTCAGGTCAGTACCTGA
- a CDS encoding sugar-binding protein — MARWIYGVGGFLVILSFYFFLFYSVRAFNITPDRPSASYTAPDYRFVLVTEEIDNDYWRLVEKGAREAATKYNVSLEYTGPKQANLEEHIKTIEMAAASKPDGIMAQGLNQDVSATIINRVTEKGIPFLTVDTDAPDSKRVAYVGTDNYYAGFLAGQALLKDTIDEVKVGIITGRFDSANQKLRVEGFKDAIKYSDRVDVVAIDASQITRIQAAEKTYEMIKAHPEINAFYGTSALDAIGIVQVLESIGMTDQVYVIGFDVLPETMQLLKDGKLEATVEQKPYEMGYNAVELMIQIIEGKDVSTYHHTKTEVLRKKDLKQLERTTPGGIKLP, encoded by the coding sequence ATGGCACGCTGGATATACGGTGTTGGCGGTTTTTTAGTGATTTTGTCATTTTATTTTTTTCTCTTCTATTCTGTAAGGGCTTTCAACATTACGCCTGATCGCCCTTCTGCCTCCTATACAGCACCGGATTACCGTTTCGTTCTTGTAACGGAAGAAATCGATAACGACTACTGGCGACTTGTGGAGAAAGGAGCGCGGGAAGCAGCTACAAAGTACAATGTTTCACTTGAATACACAGGTCCAAAACAAGCGAACCTTGAAGAGCATATCAAAACGATTGAGATGGCAGCGGCATCAAAACCTGATGGCATTATGGCACAGGGATTAAATCAAGACGTATCCGCTACGATTATCAATCGTGTCACAGAGAAAGGAATTCCTTTTCTAACAGTCGACACAGATGCCCCTGATAGTAAGCGTGTGGCATATGTAGGCACAGATAATTATTATGCTGGATTTCTCGCAGGTCAGGCGCTTCTTAAAGATACAATTGACGAAGTAAAGGTTGGGATTATTACGGGAAGGTTTGATTCGGCGAATCAAAAGCTTCGCGTAGAAGGGTTTAAAGATGCTATAAAATATAGCGATCGCGTCGATGTTGTTGCCATCGATGCCTCACAAATTACGCGAATACAAGCAGCGGAGAAAACGTACGAAATGATAAAAGCACATCCTGAAATCAATGCTTTTTATGGGACGAGCGCTCTTGATGCGATTGGTATCGTGCAGGTTCTTGAAAGCATCGGGATGACCGACCAGGTTTATGTGATTGGTTTTGATGTGCTTCCTGAGACGATGCAGCTACTTAAAGATGGAAAGTTAGAAGCAACAGTTGAACAAAAGCCATATGAGATGGGATATAACGCGGTGGAATTAATGATACAAATTATCGAAGGAAAGGATGTTTCAACGTATCATCATACGAAGACAGAAGTATTGAGAAAAAAAGATTTAAAGCAACTAGAAAGAACGACGCCGGGAGGGATTAAACTACCATGA